One part of the Chryseobacterium mulctrae genome encodes these proteins:
- a CDS encoding ATP-binding protein, with product MTNLQKSAICVAIDTEKERLGSYGQVATKADVSSATISQMRNRNWELIKDEMWLKVGKALGYNDTEWQIAETINYKKVTKICNDAKAYNLFMIITDKAGIGKSTPLKSYAQTNTDTGVFYIRCREWAKREFLTELCTMLGIDIGKSYMHIDALGMKVVEFFRKRSKTKPLLIVDEASKLKDSALRWFIHLYNENEDEMSVIASGTPDLEQRITRGVKLKKLGFDELESRFGRAYINLIGATIDCVKKICTANGITDSQTHKRIFDELKPVYKEIQVSADQVQNVKVVDDLRRLKRTVIREKIKIQNTY from the coding sequence ATGACAAATTTACAAAAATCTGCAATATGTGTTGCAATAGATACAGAAAAAGAAAGGCTTGGTAGCTACGGACAAGTAGCTACAAAAGCCGATGTTTCATCAGCGACAATTTCTCAAATGAGAAATCGTAATTGGGAGTTGATTAAGGATGAAATGTGGCTGAAAGTTGGGAAAGCTTTAGGCTATAATGATACCGAATGGCAAATAGCCGAAACAATCAACTATAAAAAAGTTACTAAAATATGTAACGATGCTAAAGCTTATAATCTGTTTATGATCATCACTGATAAAGCAGGAATCGGTAAAAGCACACCTTTAAAATCATACGCTCAAACAAATACTGATACGGGTGTTTTCTATATCCGTTGTCGTGAGTGGGCAAAGCGTGAATTTTTAACTGAATTGTGTACAATGCTTGGAATCGATATAGGTAAATCTTATATGCACATTGATGCATTGGGAATGAAGGTCGTAGAATTTTTCAGAAAAAGGTCAAAAACCAAACCGCTTTTAATCGTGGATGAAGCCAGTAAATTAAAAGATTCTGCACTTCGTTGGTTTATTCATCTATACAATGAAAACGAAGACGAAATGAGTGTTATCGCATCAGGAACTCCCGATCTTGAACAAAGAATTACAAGAGGTGTAAAGCTTAAAAAATTAGGCTTTGACGAGTTAGAAAGTCGTTTTGGACGTGCTTACATCAATCTTATTGGTGCGACAATCGACTGTGTGAAAAAAATATGCACAGCTAATGGGATAACAGATTCTCAAACACACAAAAGAATCTTTGATGAATTAAAACCTGTGTATAAGGAAATCCAAGTTTCAGCAGATCAGGTTCAGAATGTGAAGGTTGTTGACGACTTGAGAAGGTTGAAAAGAACGGTTATCAGAGAAAAAATTAAAATTCAAAATACATATTAA
- a CDS encoding DDE-type integrase/transposase/recombinase produces the protein MNFTSTDLYIRQTNGNESLWLSERIVIDVCGLSDGHLRKERSSYKKTVRACDLAKAKDFMPDSGKSWRWGKVSGQFYYCLSNIPNKAPKNYRSMFGDSTALLDQFKTACKSKEATSLETRFKQHLKTVSKQYSEFYSDVNNEAQRIALSKACAVLDFILDTREDYPGTANKLYKDLSPILSDLDLQYIPHNYLKLKEKITILETTDKAIVDIIHLPRTGNNNAEMYNDPEVFSWVMQLRSMPQNYSNEFIIRKVLDFCEMTMKKAPSRRWFGQTILEQPKTQFLTGIKRYGASSRKSHIHKGYIPMENALFAGDCWEMDATRINMISHTAEDGKERFLNIVAVRDVHSGDVLGYSFDYSENHVVYLEAMKMAVQNAGYLPHEWVTDRFPGHNTPQMIDLFERMESLGVNMTFTSKANDKAKIERWFRTLQSVFLMDSKYFYGEGIQSRAAYAHRSAEYLKRIKKEAKKTGWDMQKNIDEASTHVERYRTTPFSKYSRKHKNVHQSPAELHEYSEKPHVTDVSEATISMLFGLKKQITLRHDGQFTTEFVGVEFDYMVSPAYYDIISNYFNKKVVVTYDLNDLSVVFLWEKNGKLLKSLCEAEFEAKVKNKGKNPELGKISQLKARAKAIAELKENDLASMIGEDSAMMGMYTEKAAINLYEDNYLNENQTSVPLKKASGDGISPESLENAILNNTSFNY, from the coding sequence ATGAATTTTACATCGACAGACTTATATATAAGACAAACAAACGGGAATGAGAGCCTTTGGCTTTCTGAACGTATTGTTATCGATGTATGTGGTCTTTCAGATGGACATTTACGAAAAGAACGTAGTTCATATAAAAAAACTGTTCGTGCATGTGATCTTGCGAAAGCAAAAGATTTCATGCCGGATTCCGGTAAGTCTTGGAGATGGGGCAAAGTATCGGGTCAATTTTATTATTGCCTTAGCAATATTCCTAACAAGGCTCCAAAAAATTACAGATCAATGTTTGGCGATTCTACTGCTTTACTCGATCAGTTTAAAACAGCGTGTAAATCTAAAGAAGCTACAAGCTTAGAAACACGTTTTAAACAACATTTAAAAACCGTTTCAAAACAATATTCTGAGTTCTATTCAGATGTTAATAATGAAGCGCAAAGAATAGCCTTATCTAAGGCGTGTGCGGTTTTAGATTTCATCCTTGATACAAGAGAAGATTATCCGGGAACTGCAAACAAATTGTACAAAGATTTAAGCCCGATTTTATCAGATTTAGATTTACAGTATATACCGCACAATTATCTGAAGCTTAAAGAAAAAATTACAATTCTTGAAACTACAGATAAGGCGATTGTAGACATCATTCATTTACCAAGAACTGGAAATAATAACGCTGAGATGTACAATGATCCTGAGGTTTTCAGTTGGGTAATGCAATTACGTTCAATGCCTCAGAATTATTCAAACGAATTTATCATTAGAAAGGTATTGGATTTTTGCGAAATGACCATGAAAAAAGCGCCTTCAAGACGTTGGTTTGGTCAAACTATTTTAGAGCAGCCAAAAACCCAATTTTTAACAGGAATTAAGCGTTATGGAGCAAGTAGCAGAAAATCGCATATCCACAAAGGTTACATACCTATGGAAAATGCACTTTTTGCAGGAGATTGTTGGGAAATGGATGCAACCCGTATCAATATGATTTCTCACACAGCGGAGGATGGCAAGGAAAGATTTTTAAATATTGTTGCTGTGCGTGATGTTCACTCCGGTGATGTTTTAGGTTATTCTTTTGACTACTCGGAAAATCATGTTGTGTATTTGGAAGCTATGAAAATGGCGGTACAAAACGCAGGTTATTTACCACATGAATGGGTTACCGATAGATTCCCAGGGCACAATACTCCACAAATGATCGATTTGTTTGAAAGAATGGAATCATTAGGAGTAAATATGACTTTTACTTCCAAAGCTAATGACAAGGCGAAAATTGAAAGATGGTTCAGAACCCTACAATCTGTTTTCTTAATGGATTCTAAATATTTCTACGGTGAGGGTATTCAATCAAGAGCGGCTTACGCTCACAGATCAGCGGAATATTTGAAGAGAATAAAAAAAGAAGCGAAAAAAACGGGTTGGGATATGCAAAAGAATATCGATGAAGCTTCAACCCATGTTGAAAGATACAGAACTACACCGTTTTCAAAATATTCAAGAAAACATAAAAATGTGCATCAAAGCCCTGCGGAATTACACGAATATAGCGAAAAACCGCACGTTACTGACGTTTCAGAAGCAACAATTTCAATGTTGTTTGGTCTGAAAAAACAGATCACTCTAAGACATGATGGACAGTTTACGACTGAATTTGTAGGAGTTGAATTTGATTATATGGTGAGCCCTGCTTACTACGATATCATTTCTAATTATTTCAATAAAAAGGTTGTTGTAACCTATGATTTAAACGATTTATCGGTTGTCTTTTTATGGGAAAAGAACGGAAAACTCTTAAAATCTTTGTGTGAAGCTGAATTTGAAGCAAAAGTTAAAAATAAGGGTAAAAATCCTGAACTCGGAAAAATTAGCCAGCTGAAAGCGAGAGCGAAAGCAATTGCAGAACTGAAAGAAAATGATTTGGCTTCTATGATTGGTGAAGATTCAGCAATGATGGGAATGTACACAGAAAAAGCAGCTATAAATCTTTACGAGGATAATTATCTGAATGAAAATCAAACAAGCGTACCTCTTAAAAAAGCTTCAGGAGACGGCATATCTCCTGAATCTTTAGAAAACGCAATATTAAATAACACGTCTTTTAATTACTAA
- a CDS encoding XRE family transcriptional regulator: METMAKRLRNAVKIKTPYQIIAEKCDCNALYVGQIARGERIPIRGKGLKVLKEIKKITKQ; the protein is encoded by the coding sequence ATGGAAACAATGGCTAAGCGCTTACGGAATGCCGTAAAAATTAAAACACCTTATCAAATAATAGCTGAAAAATGCGATTGTAACGCACTTTATGTAGGTCAAATTGCGCGAGGTGAAAGAATACCAATCCGAGGAAAGGGATTAAAGGTTTTAAAAGAAATTAAAAAAATAACTAAACAATAA